From Bordetella flabilis, the proteins below share one genomic window:
- a CDS encoding carbohydrate ABC transporter permease, which yields MDRNAKAVHGWLLLLPAMVLLVAFTHYPAISTLWHSFFSTPKGRRPAVFVGLDNYQAMRDDPVFWQALWNNLWFALGTIPTSVAIALVMALWVNRGLAGRGFLRLAYFTPTVLPMVAVANIWLFFYTPQYGLIAQFLHGFGLSGINWLGSRETALPALMMVSVWKEAGFFMIFYLAALQSVSPSLREAALLEGASRWQYFRRVLWPLLMPTTLFVLINALINAFRLVDHVVVMTRGGPDNASTLLLFYIFQVGFSFWDTAYAATLTVVLLIVLGLTALLKFRWLDKRTHYQ from the coding sequence ATGGACCGGAATGCGAAGGCCGTACATGGCTGGCTGCTATTGCTGCCGGCCATGGTGCTGCTCGTGGCCTTCACGCACTATCCGGCCATCTCGACCCTCTGGCACAGCTTTTTTTCCACGCCCAAGGGCCGCCGGCCGGCGGTGTTCGTCGGCCTGGATAACTATCAGGCCATGCGCGACGACCCGGTGTTCTGGCAGGCCTTGTGGAACAACCTGTGGTTCGCGCTGGGCACCATCCCCACCTCCGTCGCCATCGCACTGGTCATGGCCTTGTGGGTCAACCGCGGGCTCGCCGGCCGCGGCTTTCTGCGGCTTGCCTATTTCACGCCCACGGTCCTACCCATGGTGGCGGTGGCCAATATCTGGCTGTTCTTCTACACGCCGCAGTACGGCCTGATTGCGCAGTTCCTGCATGGTTTCGGCCTGTCCGGCATCAACTGGCTGGGTTCGCGCGAGACCGCCTTGCCCGCGCTGATGATGGTGTCGGTATGGAAGGAGGCCGGATTTTTCATGATCTTCTACCTGGCCGCGCTGCAAAGCGTATCGCCGTCGTTGCGCGAGGCGGCGCTGCTGGAGGGCGCGTCGCGTTGGCAGTATTTCCGGCGGGTGTTGTGGCCTCTGCTCATGCCGACGACGCTGTTTGTGCTGATCAATGCATTGATCAACGCCTTCCGCCTGGTCGATCACGTCGTCGTCATGACGCGCGGCGGACCGGACAATGCCAGTACGCTGCTGCTGTTCTATATTTTCCAGGTCGGCTTCAGTTTTTGGGACACCGCCTACGCGGCGACGCTCACGGTGGTGCTGCTGATCGTGCTGGGCCTGACCGCCCTGCTCAAGTTCCGCTGGCTCGACAAGAGGACCCATTACCAATGA
- a CDS encoding phosphodiesterase: MLIAQLSDPHIRLPGQKAYRVVATDAFLPPAVAAVNAQNPRPDVVIISGDLTDFGRPAEYAHLKHMLDRLEMPYLLLPGNHDDRDALAQVFPDHAYLKGADGYVQYVVEDYPVRIVVLDTVVPGQSHGALCERRLGWLADRLAETPERPTVIVMHHPPFNTGIGHMDRIGLLQGAEALARIVGAHGNVERVLCGHLHRSIQRRFAGTIAATCPSPAHQVALDLRADAPSAFVMEPPAFLLHDWRDGGLVSHLAYIGPYAGPYPFHDGGALIDV; encoded by the coding sequence ATGCTCATCGCCCAGCTCAGTGATCCGCACATCCGCCTGCCCGGCCAGAAGGCCTACCGCGTGGTCGCCACCGACGCCTTCCTGCCGCCGGCCGTGGCCGCCGTCAACGCACAGAACCCGCGCCCCGATGTGGTCATCATTTCCGGCGACCTGACCGACTTCGGCCGACCGGCGGAATACGCCCATTTGAAGCACATGCTGGACCGGCTGGAAATGCCCTACCTGCTGCTGCCGGGCAACCATGATGATCGCGACGCTTTGGCGCAGGTCTTCCCCGATCACGCATACCTGAAGGGCGCCGATGGCTATGTCCAGTATGTCGTCGAGGACTATCCGGTGCGCATCGTGGTGCTCGACACCGTAGTGCCGGGACAGAGCCATGGCGCGCTGTGCGAGCGTCGGCTGGGCTGGCTGGCGGACCGCCTGGCGGAGACACCGGAGCGGCCGACCGTGATCGTGATGCACCATCCGCCCTTCAATACCGGCATCGGCCACATGGACCGCATCGGCCTGCTGCAAGGCGCCGAGGCGCTGGCGCGCATCGTCGGCGCGCACGGCAACGTGGAGCGGGTCCTGTGCGGCCATTTGCACCGCAGCATCCAGCGCCGCTTCGCCGGCACCATCGCGGCCACCTGCCCCAGCCCGGCGCACCAGGTGGCCCTGGATTTGCGCGCCGATGCGCCTTCGGCCTTCGTGATGGAGCCCCCGGCCTTCCTGCTGCACGATTGGCGCGATGGAGGCCTGGTCAGCCATCTGGCCTATATCGGTCCCTACGCGGGTCCCTATCCTTTCCATGATGGCGGTGCGCTGATCGACGTGTGA
- a CDS encoding ABC transporter ATP-binding protein: MAAIVLEQLTKRYAEAAAIREVDVTVPEGSFTVLLGPSGCGKSTTLRMIAGLDTPTSGRILIGGRDVTHLPPAQRRIAMVFQSYALFPHLSVRENILFGLKVRKEPRSQYAQRLARVAELLGLEALLDRKPSQLSGGQQQRVALGRAVISEAPVCLMDEPLSNLDAQLRHDMRREIRALQAKLGITMVYVTHDQTEAMSMADQVVLLRGGAVEQCDTPDGLYARPATEFAARFIGTPPMNLMTLDTVGGARLLAGTGEPAIPGAPAQAARIGVRPEHIRVVGSGAEADPHTSRGPDGAASPGHAAVVQNVEYFGADSIVTCAVGASAGIAVRLPGHASVAPGSRVQLCWSPENQHFFDAHGKALPVA; this comes from the coding sequence ATGGCAGCGATCGTTCTGGAACAGTTGACGAAGCGGTACGCTGAGGCCGCCGCCATCCGCGAGGTCGACGTCACGGTACCCGAAGGCAGTTTCACGGTCCTGTTGGGCCCCTCCGGTTGCGGGAAATCGACGACGCTGCGCATGATCGCGGGTCTGGACACACCGACCTCCGGCCGCATCCTCATCGGTGGGCGCGACGTGACCCACTTGCCGCCTGCGCAGCGGCGCATCGCCATGGTGTTCCAGTCCTATGCCCTGTTCCCCCACCTGAGCGTGCGCGAGAACATCCTTTTCGGCTTGAAGGTGCGCAAGGAGCCGCGCAGCCAGTACGCGCAGCGGCTGGCGCGCGTGGCGGAATTGCTTGGCCTGGAGGCCTTGCTGGACCGTAAGCCGTCACAGTTGTCGGGCGGCCAGCAGCAGCGCGTCGCCCTGGGCCGCGCGGTGATTTCCGAAGCGCCGGTGTGCCTGATGGATGAGCCGCTGTCGAACCTGGACGCCCAGTTGCGCCACGACATGCGCCGCGAGATCCGGGCATTACAGGCCAAGCTGGGCATCACCATGGTGTACGTCACGCACGACCAGACCGAGGCGATGAGCATGGCCGACCAGGTCGTGCTGCTGCGCGGCGGCGCCGTGGAGCAATGCGACACGCCCGATGGGCTGTATGCCCGTCCCGCTACCGAGTTCGCCGCGCGCTTCATCGGCACGCCGCCGATGAACCTGATGACGCTGGATACGGTAGGGGGCGCGCGCCTGCTGGCGGGCACCGGCGAACCGGCCATCCCGGGCGCGCCGGCGCAGGCCGCGCGCATCGGCGTGAGGCCCGAACACATACGCGTGGTGGGGTCCGGCGCGGAGGCCGACCCGCACACGAGCCGCGGCCCCGACGGCGCCGCGAGCCCGGGCCACGCGGCGGTGGTGCAAAACGTGGAGTACTTCGGCGCGGACTCGATCGTCACGTGCGCGGTAGGCGCCAGTGCGGGCATCGCCGTGCGCCTGCCCGGTCATGCCAGCGTGGCGCCGGGCAGCCGCGTCCAACTGTGCTGGTCACCCGAAAACCAGCATTTTTTCGACGCGCACGGCAAGGCCTTGCCGGTTGCGTGA
- a CDS encoding ABC transporter ATP-binding protein, with product MSSPVTISLQQCAKTWLDGTKALHPLDLRIEGGETLALLGPSGCGKTTLLRMLCGLEAPDAGGRIRFDADDVTALPPQARGVGMVFQNYALFSNMTVAGNVGYGLRVRGMARAERERRVAEMLDLVRMQAHADRRVDQLSGGQRQRVALARALAIRPRVLLLDEPLTALDAKLREQLRVELAQLLRSLAITTVLVTHDQEEAMMLGDSIAVMSAGRLEQCGTAETLYRAPATAFVGTFLGTLCRVRAGLADGLLVPGAADIAFRPHETQLLPPHESAAPASITARFFLGSTVRFEVRLPDGQSFPVFAPPDCAHAVGEQVSIRLLRPLA from the coding sequence ATGAGTTCGCCTGTCACGATTTCCCTGCAGCAGTGCGCCAAGACCTGGCTCGACGGCACGAAGGCGCTGCATCCACTGGACCTGCGTATCGAGGGCGGCGAGACGCTGGCCTTGCTGGGCCCGTCCGGCTGCGGCAAGACCACTTTGCTGCGCATGCTGTGCGGACTGGAAGCGCCCGATGCGGGCGGCCGGATCCGCTTCGACGCCGACGACGTGACGGCTTTGCCGCCGCAGGCGCGCGGTGTCGGCATGGTGTTCCAGAACTACGCGCTGTTCTCCAACATGACGGTTGCTGGCAATGTCGGCTATGGCTTGCGCGTGCGCGGCATGGCCCGAGCCGAGCGCGAGCGGCGTGTGGCCGAGATGCTGGATCTCGTCCGCATGCAAGCCCATGCCGACCGGCGCGTCGACCAGCTATCGGGCGGCCAGCGGCAGCGGGTGGCGCTGGCGCGTGCCCTCGCCATACGGCCGCGCGTGCTGCTGCTGGACGAGCCCCTGACCGCGCTCGACGCCAAGCTGCGCGAACAACTGCGCGTGGAGCTGGCGCAATTGCTGCGTTCGCTGGCGATCACCACGGTACTGGTGACGCACGACCAGGAAGAAGCCATGATGCTGGGCGACAGCATCGCCGTCATGTCCGCCGGCCGGCTGGAACAGTGCGGAACGGCCGAAACCTTGTATCGGGCGCCGGCCACGGCTTTTGTCGGCACCTTCCTGGGTACCCTGTGCCGCGTGCGCGCCGGCCTGGCGGACGGCCTGCTGGTGCCGGGCGCGGCCGATATCGCCTTCCGCCCGCACGAAACGCAGTTGCTGCCGCCTCACGAATCCGCCGCGCCAGCCAGCATCACCGCCCGCTTCTTCCTGGGCAGCACGGTCCGCTTCGAGGTCCGCTTGCCGGACGGACAGAGCTTTCCGGTATTCGCACCGCCGGATTGCGCGCATGCCGTGGGAGAGCAGGTCAGCATACGCCTGCTTCGCCCGCTGGCGTGA
- a CDS encoding ABC transporter substrate-binding protein, whose product MRRTVLKSLAAALAGALLSLPMLARAQAQPVDVEFYYPVAVGGPITKIIDTMVADFHKENPDINIKPVYAGSYQDSIAKVLTTIKGGSKPPQLAVLLSTDMYTLIDEDAIVPIDTLAGDAGKAWLGGFYDAFMQNSRTGGHVWGVPFQRSTIVMYYNKNLFKAAGLDPERPPATWQELVDTATKLTKKDASGNVTQWGLEIPSGGSFAYWLFQALTTPNGAILMNDAGNQVMLDKPAVVEAAQFWRDLSAKHGVMPPGTIDWGTTPKDFLEKKAAIVWTTTGNLTNIRANADFPFGVAMMPKKVRGGSPTGGGNFYVFKSGTPAQQKAALKFAQWATSPERAADWSIATGYVAVTPAAWETARMKKYAQEVPAATVARDQLDVSVAEFSTHENQRVTKLLNDALQAVLTGSKQPQQALSDAQREADRILRPYR is encoded by the coding sequence ATGCGACGCACCGTATTGAAAAGCCTTGCCGCCGCCCTGGCCGGCGCGCTGTTGTCCCTGCCCATGCTGGCCCGCGCGCAGGCGCAGCCGGTGGATGTCGAGTTCTACTATCCCGTGGCGGTGGGTGGCCCCATCACCAAGATCATCGACACCATGGTGGCGGACTTTCACAAGGAAAACCCGGACATCAACATCAAGCCCGTGTATGCCGGTTCCTACCAGGACTCCATCGCCAAGGTGCTGACGACGATCAAGGGCGGCAGCAAGCCGCCCCAGCTTGCCGTATTGCTGTCCACCGACATGTATACGCTGATCGACGAGGACGCCATCGTTCCCATCGACACCCTGGCCGGCGACGCCGGCAAGGCCTGGCTGGGCGGTTTCTACGACGCCTTCATGCAGAACAGCCGCACCGGCGGCCATGTATGGGGCGTGCCGTTCCAGCGCTCGACCATCGTCATGTACTACAACAAGAACCTGTTCAAGGCGGCCGGCCTCGATCCGGAGCGGCCACCCGCAACCTGGCAGGAACTGGTCGATACGGCGACCAAGCTGACGAAGAAGGACGCGTCGGGCAACGTCACGCAATGGGGCCTGGAGATCCCGTCGGGCGGCAGCTTCGCCTACTGGCTGTTCCAGGCGCTGACGACGCCGAACGGCGCGATCCTGATGAACGACGCGGGCAACCAGGTCATGCTGGACAAGCCGGCGGTCGTCGAGGCGGCGCAGTTCTGGCGCGACCTGTCGGCCAAGCATGGCGTGATGCCGCCCGGCACCATCGACTGGGGCACCACGCCCAAGGACTTCCTGGAGAAGAAGGCCGCCATCGTCTGGACCACGACCGGCAACCTGACCAATATCCGCGCCAATGCCGACTTTCCGTTCGGCGTGGCCATGATGCCGAAGAAAGTCCGTGGCGGCAGCCCGACGGGCGGAGGCAACTTCTATGTCTTCAAGAGCGGCACGCCGGCGCAGCAGAAGGCCGCGCTGAAGTTCGCGCAGTGGGCGACATCGCCCGAGCGCGCCGCGGACTGGAGCATCGCCACGGGTTACGTCGCCGTAACGCCAGCCGCCTGGGAAACCGCCAGGATGAAGAAGTATGCGCAGGAAGTCCCGGCGGCCACCGTGGCGCGGGACCAGCTGGATGTCAGCGTGGCCGAGTTTTCCACGCATGAGAACCAGCGTGTCACCAAGCTGCTCAACGATGCGCTGCAGGCCGTCCTGACGGGCTCCAAGCAGCCGCAGCAGGCCTTGTCGGATGCGCAGCGCGAAGCGGACCGCATCCTGCGGCCGTATCGATAA
- the leuA gene encoding 2-isopropylmalate synthase — MMLANPAQKYRPFAPFKQDYADRTWPSRRITQPPIWLSTDLRDGNQSLIEPMNVERKLRFFEQLVKIGFKEIEVGFPSASQTDFDFVRKLIDENRIPDDVTIMVLTQSREDLIARTVEAAAGARRAIVHLYNAVAPAFRKIVFNMSKDEIRNIAITGTELVKAAIARHPQTQWRYEYSPEVFSTTEPEFALEVVNAVTQIWQPTPDNKMIVNLPATIEATSPNLYADQIEWMHRNMARRDSIVLSVHPHNDRGTAVAAAEFAVMAGADRIEGCLFGSGERTGNVDLVTLALNLYTQGVHPGLDFSDIDEVRRCAEYCNQLPVHPRHPYAGDLVFTAFSGSHQDAIKKGFAQQQADGVWEVPYLPIDPADLGRSYDAVIRVNSQSGKGGVSYLLEQEHGLVLPRRLQIEFSRAIQRVTDETGREVTAANVYDIFKQEYLDQQQPWKLIRHRITGDPSAVEAKHFSIEAEVEVNGERRTITGEGNGAISAFVAALGLPARVMDYHEHAIGAGSDTRAACYVELRLGESATGFGVGVDRDIVTASFQALLSAVNRHLNAREENGAPATAETVEA, encoded by the coding sequence ATGATGCTCGCCAACCCCGCACAAAAATATCGCCCGTTCGCTCCCTTCAAGCAGGACTACGCCGATCGCACCTGGCCCAGCCGGCGTATCACCCAGCCGCCGATCTGGCTGAGCACCGACCTGCGCGACGGCAACCAATCGCTGATCGAGCCCATGAACGTGGAGCGCAAGCTGCGGTTCTTCGAGCAACTGGTGAAGATCGGGTTCAAGGAAATCGAGGTCGGATTTCCGTCCGCGTCGCAGACCGACTTCGATTTCGTGCGCAAGCTCATCGATGAAAACCGCATTCCGGACGACGTCACCATCATGGTCTTGACGCAGTCCCGCGAAGACCTCATCGCCCGTACCGTCGAAGCGGCCGCCGGCGCCCGCCGCGCGATCGTGCATCTCTACAACGCCGTCGCGCCCGCCTTCCGCAAAATCGTCTTCAACATGAGCAAGGACGAAATCCGGAACATCGCCATCACGGGCACCGAACTGGTGAAGGCCGCCATCGCCCGCCATCCGCAAACCCAGTGGCGCTACGAATATTCGCCGGAGGTCTTCAGCACGACCGAACCGGAATTCGCCCTGGAAGTGGTAAATGCCGTGACGCAGATCTGGCAGCCCACACCGGACAACAAGATGATCGTCAACCTGCCGGCCACGATCGAGGCGACCAGCCCGAACCTGTACGCCGACCAGATCGAATGGATGCACCGGAACATGGCGCGCCGCGACAGCATCGTCCTCAGCGTCCATCCTCACAACGACCGCGGTACCGCCGTGGCCGCCGCGGAGTTCGCCGTGATGGCGGGCGCCGACCGTATCGAGGGCTGCCTGTTCGGCAGCGGCGAGCGCACCGGCAACGTCGACCTGGTGACGCTCGCGCTGAACCTGTATACCCAGGGCGTGCACCCCGGCCTGGACTTCAGCGATATCGACGAAGTGCGCCGTTGCGCGGAATACTGCAACCAGTTGCCGGTACACCCGCGCCACCCCTATGCCGGTGACCTCGTCTTTACCGCGTTTTCCGGATCGCACCAGGACGCCATCAAGAAGGGCTTCGCACAGCAGCAGGCCGACGGCGTCTGGGAGGTGCCCTATCTGCCCATCGACCCGGCGGACCTGGGCCGCAGCTACGATGCCGTCATCCGCGTCAACAGCCAGTCCGGCAAGGGCGGCGTGTCCTACCTGCTCGAGCAGGAGCACGGCCTGGTGTTGCCGCGCCGCCTGCAGATCGAATTCAGCCGCGCCATCCAGCGCGTAACGGACGAGACCGGCCGCGAAGTCACCGCCGCGAACGTGTACGACATCTTCAAGCAGGAATACCTGGACCAGCAGCAGCCATGGAAGCTGATCCGCCATCGCATTACCGGCGACCCGAGCGCGGTGGAGGCCAAGCACTTCAGCATCGAGGCGGAAGTGGAAGTCAACGGCGAACGCCGCACGATCACCGGCGAGGGTAACGGCGCGATCTCCGCCTTCGTCGCCGCGCTGGGCCTGCCGGCGCGCGTCATGGACTATCACGAGCACGCGATAGGCGCCGGTTCCGATACGCGGGCGGCCTGCTATGTCGAACTGCGGCTGGGCGAATCTGCCACCGGCTTCGGCGTGGGCGTGGACCGTGACATCGTGACGGCCTCGTTCCAGGCGCTGCTGAGCGCGGTGAACCGCCACCTCAATGCGAGGGAAGAGAACGGCGCGCCAGCCACTGCGGAGACGGTGGAGGCCTGA
- a CDS encoding carbohydrate ABC transporter permease, whose protein sequence is MKQALPESLQPAVPGPLQHASDAGVVRGPSAAPATAAGRGSVAVFGPGRGGTALDTIGAWLLGVLWILPLLYAVWAAFHPPAYSTRFDLLAPLTLENFQRAWEAAPFPRYFLNTFALVTMVLAAQLVLSTMAGYAFARFNFRGRDMLFMLVLLQLMVMPDVLIVENYRTMSWLGLRDTVFAIGLPYFASAFGIFLLRQTFKTIPRELEEAARVEGASGLQVLMKVYVPLARPTYIAYGLVSVSHHWNNFLWPLIITNSVETRPLTVGLQVFSSTDQGIDWSVITAATLLSAAPLLIAFLLFQRQFVQSFLRAGIR, encoded by the coding sequence ATGAAGCAGGCCCTGCCCGAGTCCTTGCAGCCGGCCGTGCCAGGGCCCTTGCAGCACGCGTCCGATGCCGGCGTAGTGCGGGGGCCTTCGGCGGCGCCGGCCACTGCGGCGGGGCGCGGCAGCGTCGCCGTCTTCGGACCCGGCCGCGGCGGGACGGCGCTCGATACGATAGGCGCGTGGCTGCTGGGCGTGCTGTGGATATTGCCCCTGCTCTACGCGGTGTGGGCGGCCTTCCATCCACCGGCCTACTCGACGCGCTTCGATCTGTTGGCGCCGCTTACGTTGGAGAATTTCCAGCGGGCCTGGGAGGCCGCGCCGTTCCCGCGCTATTTCCTGAACACCTTCGCCCTGGTCACCATGGTTCTGGCGGCGCAGCTCGTCTTGTCGACGATGGCGGGCTATGCCTTCGCCCGCTTCAATTTCCGCGGCCGCGACATGCTGTTCATGCTGGTGCTGCTGCAACTCATGGTCATGCCTGACGTACTGATCGTCGAGAACTACCGCACCATGAGCTGGCTGGGACTGCGCGACACCGTCTTCGCCATCGGCCTGCCGTACTTCGCGTCCGCCTTCGGCATATTCCTGCTGCGGCAGACCTTCAAGACCATTCCGCGCGAGCTCGAAGAGGCCGCGCGCGTGGAAGGCGCCAGCGGCTTGCAGGTATTGATGAAGGTGTATGTGCCGCTGGCGCGGCCGACTTATATCGCGTATGGCCTGGTGTCGGTCAGCCACCATTGGAACAATTTCCTGTGGCCGCTGATCATCACCAATTCCGTGGAAACGCGCCCGCTGACGGTAGGGCTGCAGGTGTTCTCTTCGACGGACCAGGGCATAGACTGGTCCGTCATCACCGCCGCGACCTTGCTGTCCGCCGCGCCGTTGCTGATCGCCTTCCTGCTGTTCCAGCGGCAGTTCGTGCAATCATTCCTGCGCGCCGGCATACGCTAG
- a CDS encoding ABC transporter permease, which translates to MKPSPLESRIGLATTLVVAAFLIGPVVLSVLAGLTRNGFVGVSSGLTLRWVAQVWDMYADTVWRSLAVALCTLAVCLAAGVPAAWALTVHRGRWARGFEALLTLPVAVPGLATALALIVSWGSAGALRGSVVFIIIGHVLFTLPFLLRAARTSMVMAELTTLDEAAATLGATRAQRFFHIVVPNAVPGILTGSLTVLTLSIGEFNLTWLLHTPLTKTLPVGLADSYASMRLEVGSAYTLIFLLMIMPLLLGLQWIAAHAAAPGKRGRMPVAAAVSTFGSKEAQ; encoded by the coding sequence ATGAAGCCATCCCCGCTGGAGTCGCGCATCGGCCTGGCAACCACGCTGGTCGTCGCCGCGTTTCTGATCGGACCCGTCGTGCTGTCCGTGCTTGCCGGCTTGACGCGCAACGGCTTCGTCGGCGTGTCCAGCGGACTGACGCTGCGCTGGGTGGCGCAGGTGTGGGACATGTACGCCGACACGGTATGGCGATCGCTGGCCGTAGCCCTGTGCACGCTGGCGGTCTGCCTGGCGGCGGGCGTGCCCGCGGCCTGGGCGCTGACCGTACACCGGGGCCGCTGGGCGCGCGGCTTCGAAGCCTTGCTGACGCTGCCCGTGGCCGTTCCCGGCCTGGCGACCGCGCTGGCCCTGATCGTTTCGTGGGGAAGCGCCGGCGCGCTGCGCGGCAGCGTCGTGTTCATCATCATCGGCCACGTACTCTTTACCTTGCCGTTCCTGTTGCGTGCCGCGCGCACCAGCATGGTCATGGCGGAACTGACCACCCTGGACGAAGCGGCCGCCACGCTGGGCGCGACGCGGGCGCAGCGCTTCTTCCACATCGTCGTGCCGAACGCCGTGCCGGGCATCCTGACGGGCTCGCTCACCGTGCTCACGCTTTCCATCGGCGAGTTCAATCTCACCTGGCTGCTGCATACGCCCTTGACCAAGACGCTGCCCGTCGGCCTGGCTGACAGTTATGCCTCGATGCGGCTCGAGGTCGGCTCGGCCTACACCCTGATATTCCTGCTGATGATCATGCCTTTGCTGCTGGGCCTGCAGTGGATCGCCGCGCACGCCGCCGCGCCGGGCAAGCGCGGTCGCATGCCTGTCGCGGCGGCGGTATCGACATTCGGATCGAAGGAGGCGCAATGA